Proteins from a single region of Cytophagaceae bacterium:
- a CDS encoding KpsF/GutQ family sugar-phosphate isomerase: MGTKIEKKIIEIAKKVLSDESEAIKSLISTIGTEFNAAIDSILASKGKIVLSGIGKSAIIAQKISATFNSTGQKAVFMHATDALHGDLGIIDSDDIIIILSKSGNTPELKVLLPLLKRMGNKVISLVSDTSSFLAQQSDFVINAHVKTEACPLNLAPTTSTTVALALGDAMAVCLLEAREFSKSDFAVFHPGGSLGKRLYLKVSDIYPQNALPIVAKNAGLKEVIIEMSSKRLGATAVIDENGHLEGIVTDGDLRRMLNKTQDINALIASQIMTPDPKTIEKDEYATSALQMMQELNITQLIVVEEKKPVGFVHLHDLLKEGLI; this comes from the coding sequence GTGGGGACGAAAATAGAAAAAAAAATAATTGAAATTGCCAAAAAAGTACTTTCAGATGAATCAGAGGCAATAAAATCTTTAATTAGTACAATTGGAACTGAATTCAACGCTGCAATTGATTCAATATTAGCTTCAAAAGGTAAAATTGTTTTGTCCGGAATAGGCAAAAGTGCCATTATCGCTCAAAAGATTTCTGCTACTTTTAATTCTACGGGTCAAAAAGCCGTATTCATGCATGCTACCGATGCCCTGCACGGTGATTTAGGAATAATTGATAGCGATGATATCATTATAATTCTTTCAAAATCAGGCAATACTCCGGAACTAAAAGTGCTTTTACCATTATTAAAGAGAATGGGCAATAAGGTCATTTCTTTAGTGTCAGATACTTCCTCATTTTTAGCCCAACAATCTGATTTCGTTATAAATGCACATGTAAAAACCGAAGCCTGTCCTTTAAATTTAGCTCCTACTACCTCTACAACGGTTGCACTTGCTTTGGGTGATGCAATGGCCGTTTGTCTTTTGGAAGCCCGCGAATTTTCGAAATCTGATTTTGCGGTTTTTCATCCCGGTGGTAGTTTAGGAAAAAGACTATACCTGAAAGTTTCTGATATTTATCCGCAAAATGCATTACCAATTGTAGCTAAAAATGCTGGTTTGAAAGAAGTTATCATAGAAATGTCATCAAAACGACTGGGTGCTACAGCAGTAATTGACGAAAATGGTCATTTGGAAGGTATTGTTACAGACGGTGATTTGAGAAGGATGCTTAACAAAACCCAGGATATCAATGCACTTATTGCAAGTCAAATCATGACACCTGATCCAAAAACTATTGAGAAAGATGAATATGCCACCTCGGCACTACAAATGATGCAGGAGCTAAATATTACACAATTGATTGTGGTTGAAGAAAAAAAACCGGTGGGTTTTGTACATTTGCATGATCTTTTAAAAGAAGGTTTAATTTGA
- the atpE gene encoding ATP synthase F0 subunit C codes for MSLLNIILQAASSSNGLIAIGAGLGAGLAVIGAGYGIGKIGGSAMEGVARQPEAAGKIQSMMIIIAALIEAVALFAAVICLLISFNMA; via the coding sequence ATGTCTCTTTTGAACATTATTTTACAGGCAGCTTCAAGCAGCAATGGTCTTATCGCAATCGGTGCCGGTTTGGGTGCTGGTCTTGCAGTAATTGGTGCGGGTTATGGTATCGGTAAAATTGGTGGAAGTGCAATGGAAGGTGTTGCACGTCAGCCAGAAGCAGCCGGTAAAATCCAATCAATGATGATCATCATCGCGGCTTTGATCGAAGCCGTTGCACTTTTTGCAGCTGTAATCTGTCTTTTGATTTCATTCAATATGGCTTAA
- the atpF gene encoding F0F1 ATP synthase subunit B → MELLKPAVGLLFWMVVVFGVLVFLLKKFAWSGIIAALKEREGEIESALKMAEETRAEMAKLKSDNEKLIAEARKERDQIIKEAKEVADKMVADAKENAVIQGNKIMADTRETMVQEKAKMMSQIRKDVATISLEIAEKVLRKELSDKSKQESFVDELLGDVKLN, encoded by the coding sequence ATGGAATTGTTAAAACCTGCAGTTGGCTTATTGTTTTGGATGGTTGTGGTGTTTGGGGTATTGGTGTTTCTCTTGAAAAAATTTGCCTGGAGTGGCATTATAGCTGCCCTAAAGGAAAGAGAAGGAGAAATTGAATCAGCCTTGAAAATGGCCGAAGAAACCAGAGCCGAAATGGCCAAACTGAAATCTGATAACGAAAAACTAATAGCAGAAGCCAGAAAAGAAAGAGATCAGATTATTAAAGAAGCAAAAGAAGTTGCCGATAAAATGGTCGCTGATGCAAAAGAAAATGCTGTAATTCAGGGTAACAAAATCATGGCAGATACCCGTGAAACTATGGTGCAGGAAAAAGCCAAAATGATGAGTCAAATCAGAAAAGATGTAGCTACTATTTCGCTTGAAATTGCTGAGAAAGTATTGAGAAAAGAGCTTTCTGATAAATCAAAACAAGAGTCGTTTGTTGACGAACTTTTGGGTGATGTAAAATTGAATTAA
- the atpH gene encoding ATP synthase F1 subunit delta — protein MSDSTVAYRYAKALIDLAKEQGVVNEVNTDMAFFEDICNQNDEFRAVMASPIVRHEKKLGILKKIFENRVHSVTFSILTVLTKKNRERIIYPIAKEFQKLYNILNGIQKVQVSSAVELSASQKSELIKVVGDELKKKIELEEKIDESLIGGFVLKVGDTQIDTSVKKKLNELKLAFA, from the coding sequence ATGTCAGATTCAACCGTTGCATATCGTTATGCAAAAGCATTGATTGATCTAGCAAAAGAGCAAGGGGTAGTAAATGAAGTTAATACCGATATGGCCTTTTTTGAGGACATATGTAACCAGAATGATGAGTTTAGGGCCGTTATGGCTAGCCCGATAGTAAGGCACGAAAAAAAACTGGGAATTCTGAAAAAAATATTTGAAAATCGCGTTCATAGTGTGACTTTTAGTATTTTGACCGTCTTAACTAAAAAGAATCGCGAAAGGATTATTTATCCTATTGCGAAAGAATTCCAGAAATTATATAATATTTTAAACGGAATTCAAAAAGTGCAGGTCTCTTCTGCTGTTGAGCTATCAGCCTCTCAAAAATCAGAGCTGATAAAAGTAGTAGGAGATGAACTCAAGAAGAAAATCGAACTCGAAGAAAAAATTGATGAGAGCCTTATTGGTGGATTTGTGTTGAAAGTTGGCGATACTCAAATCGATACTTCGGTTAAGAAAAAACTCAACGAGCTCAAACTTGCATTTGCTTAA
- a CDS encoding PspC family transcriptional regulator: protein MNKLKFLFESNLFGVCTRIGEKLNFSVGSIRRYFIYASFFTLGSPVVIYLFLAFWMEIRKNIRRAQNPTVWEF, encoded by the coding sequence ATGAATAAGTTGAAATTTCTATTTGAAAGTAATCTTTTTGGTGTCTGCACCCGTATCGGGGAAAAATTAAATTTCTCTGTAGGTAGCATTCGCAGATATTTTATCTATGCCTCTTTCTTTACACTCGGCTCTCCTGTAGTCATTTATCTTTTTCTTGCCTTTTGGATGGAAATAAGAAAAAATATCAGAAGAGCTCAAAACCCTACCGTTTGGGAATTTTAA
- a CDS encoding glutamate--tRNA ligase: MSVRVRFAPSPTGPLHIGGLRTALYNYLFAKKMGGQMLLRIEDTDQTRFVPGAEEYITEALSWAGIKIDEGVKEGGPMGLYKQSERKEIYKEYTQELLDKGLAYYAFDTPEELDALRKSLEEAKVDNISYNAVTRMQMKNSLTLSKEDSEAKIAAGEPYVIRLKVPLKEEIRFKDIVRDWVVVHSSTIDDKVLMKSDGMPTYHLANVVDDHLMQITHVIRGEEWLPSAPLHILLYKSFGWEAPQFAHLPLLLKPEGNGKLSKRDGVLGDFPVFPLEWKDPATGEIARGFREDGYYPDAVVNFLAFLGWNPGTDQEIMSLNELIEAFDINHIHKAGARFDVNKAKWYNQHYLRQKPDEELANELGLDDKNLALSLVKLMKERVTFTKEISSEVPYIFSEVSTYDQEIATKKWNDMAKNAMPEIVNILDKIETFESQNIHDALFAGLEEKGIKPGKVMQALRLAVTGEGKGPDLMLTLEILGKQKSIMRINKALEVL; encoded by the coding sequence ATGAGCGTAAGAGTAAGATTTGCCCCGAGTCCAACAGGGCCTTTACATATTGGTGGTCTCAGAACTGCCCTATACAACTATTTATTTGCAAAAAAGATGGGCGGACAGATGCTCCTCAGAATAGAAGATACTGACCAAACCCGATTTGTTCCCGGAGCAGAAGAATATATCACAGAGGCGTTGAGCTGGGCTGGAATAAAAATTGACGAAGGAGTAAAAGAAGGTGGCCCGATGGGACTATACAAACAATCAGAAAGAAAGGAAATCTATAAAGAATATACACAAGAACTCCTTGATAAAGGTCTCGCTTATTATGCATTTGACACTCCTGAAGAATTAGATGCACTCAGGAAGTCTCTTGAAGAAGCCAAAGTGGATAATATTTCATACAATGCTGTCACCAGAATGCAAATGAAAAACTCTTTGACACTAAGCAAAGAGGATTCTGAAGCTAAAATTGCGGCAGGTGAGCCATACGTAATCAGGCTAAAGGTTCCATTGAAGGAAGAAATCAGGTTTAAAGATATTGTGCGGGACTGGGTTGTGGTGCATTCATCAACTATAGATGATAAGGTGTTGATGAAATCAGATGGCATGCCCACTTATCATTTAGCCAACGTGGTTGACGATCACCTGATGCAAATTACACATGTGATTCGCGGTGAAGAATGGCTTCCATCGGCACCACTACATATTTTATTGTACAAATCTTTTGGTTGGGAAGCTCCGCAATTTGCCCACCTGCCCCTTTTATTGAAGCCGGAAGGAAATGGCAAATTGAGCAAAAGAGATGGCGTATTGGGTGATTTTCCTGTATTTCCACTTGAATGGAAAGACCCTGCAACAGGTGAAATCGCAAGAGGTTTCCGAGAAGATGGGTATTATCCCGATGCTGTTGTAAATTTCCTTGCCTTTTTGGGTTGGAATCCGGGAACAGATCAGGAAATAATGAGTCTGAACGAACTTATCGAAGCTTTTGATATCAACCATATTCATAAAGCCGGGGCTAGATTTGATGTAAATAAAGCTAAATGGTATAATCAACATTATCTTAGACAAAAACCAGATGAAGAACTTGCCAATGAATTGGGTTTAGATGACAAAAATCTGGCACTTTCTCTGGTAAAATTGATGAAAGAAAGAGTAACTTTTACAAAAGAGATAAGCTCAGAAGTACCTTATATTTTTAGTGAAGTGAGTACTTATGATCAGGAAATAGCCACTAAAAAATGGAATGATATGGCCAAAAATGCCATGCCTGAGATTGTAAATATTCTTGATAAAATCGAAACATTTGAATCTCAGAATATTCATGATGCATTGTTTGCCGGCTTGGAAGAGAAAGGAATTAAACCCGGAAAAGTAATGCAGGCTCTAAGGCTGGCAGTTACAGGTGAGGGAAAAGGTCCGGATTTGATGTTGACATTAGAGATTTTAGGTAAGCAAAAATCTATTATGAGAATAAATAAGGCTTTGGAAGTTTTATAA
- the dnaA gene encoding chromosomal replication initiator protein DnaA — protein sequence MEPVVKNDVRQVWDDCLRVIRKNVSEQSFKTWFEPIIPFKLINKRLIIQVPSQFFYEWLEDHYVKILRMALDHAIGKDGQLEYTIIIDRGPTPKPQSAPANTQVNEKKTTDFKPIISPFEIKKVSEQVFETYLNKSYTFENYVEGDCNRLARAASYAVAQKPSTTSFNPLMIYGGVGLGKTHLVQAIGNFIVSNSDNFRNVLYVSSEKFTSQFINAIRENSLQNFMAFYMQVDVLILDDVQFLSGKEKTQETFFHIFNHLHQSGKQIVMTSDRPPRELSGMEDRLLSRFKWGLTADIQAPDLETRIAIIHNKVEEEQATMESEVVEYLAHCVDSNIRELEGVVISLLADASLTKRVIDLDMAKHRIKSLVEENQKVISIDNIIETVTDYFKVKITEIKGKTRLREVVVPRQIAMFLAKEYTSLSLKAIGYHFGGRDHSTVIHAIQTINDLMDTDRELKPQIEELREKFKKK from the coding sequence ATAGAACCAGTGGTAAAAAATGATGTAAGACAAGTATGGGACGATTGCCTGAGGGTGATTCGTAAAAACGTGTCAGAGCAGAGTTTTAAGACCTGGTTTGAGCCCATTATTCCATTCAAATTAATCAATAAGCGTCTTATTATTCAGGTGCCTAGTCAATTTTTTTATGAATGGCTCGAAGATCATTATGTTAAAATTCTGAGAATGGCACTGGACCATGCAATTGGGAAAGATGGGCAGCTAGAGTACACTATTATTATTGACAGAGGACCTACGCCTAAACCCCAATCTGCTCCAGCTAATACTCAAGTTAACGAAAAAAAAACTACAGATTTCAAACCTATTATCAGCCCTTTTGAAATAAAAAAGGTTAGCGAACAGGTATTTGAAACCTATCTTAATAAGTCATATACTTTTGAAAACTACGTCGAAGGAGATTGTAACCGACTGGCAAGGGCTGCTAGTTATGCTGTAGCACAAAAACCCAGCACCACTTCTTTTAACCCTTTAATGATTTATGGGGGAGTAGGATTGGGAAAAACCCATTTGGTACAAGCAATCGGAAATTTTATCGTGTCCAATTCTGATAATTTCAGAAATGTATTATATGTGTCTTCCGAAAAATTTACAAGCCAGTTTATTAATGCCATTAGAGAAAACAGTCTGCAAAATTTCATGGCTTTTTATATGCAGGTGGATGTTTTGATTCTTGACGACGTACAGTTTCTATCGGGAAAAGAAAAAACTCAGGAGACTTTCTTCCATATTTTTAATCACTTGCACCAAAGTGGCAAACAGATAGTGATGACTTCTGACAGACCTCCAAGGGAACTATCAGGCATGGAGGACCGACTATTGTCACGTTTTAAATGGGGATTAACGGCTGACATTCAGGCACCTGACCTCGAAACACGTATTGCAATTATTCATAATAAGGTAGAAGAAGAGCAGGCAACCATGGAATCGGAGGTAGTAGAATATCTGGCTCACTGTGTAGATTCCAATATAAGAGAGCTGGAAGGGGTTGTAATTTCTTTGTTGGCAGATGCTTCACTCACCAAAAGAGTAATTGATCTGGATATGGCCAAACACCGAATCAAGAGCCTGGTAGAAGAAAATCAGAAAGTAATTTCAATTGACAATATCATAGAAACCGTAACTGATTATTTCAAAGTTAAAATTACAGAAATAAAAGGTAAAACGAGGTTAAGAGAAGTGGTGGTGCCTCGGCAAATTGCAATGTTTTTAGCTAAAGAATATACTTCATTATCACTTAAAGCCATAGGATATCATTTTGGGGGTCGAGACCACAGTACTGTAATCCATGCAATACAGACTATTAATGATCTTATGGATACCGATAGAGAATTGAAACCTCAGATCGAAGAATTGAGAGAAAAATTTAAGAAAAAGTAA
- a CDS encoding serine acetyltransferase — protein MKRLGKDFIKHIFEKHQNTEAVASTNEIAEWATKLIHLLFPEKTKDFFPTTDEIEGEFWNLGNELKHILETTDQCKNCETEEKVIQFKDSIEDLYNMLNTDVEAILNGDPAAKSEFEIIRAYPGFQAISFYRIAHLLHKIGIVLIPRILTEYAHSQTGIDIHPAAEIDNYFFIDHGTGVVIGETTHIGKHVKIYQGVTLGALSVDKSLANTKRHPTVADNVVIYSGATILGGETVIGKNSVIGGNVWLTRSVPANSTVYHKPEIKVVENEIAS, from the coding sequence ATGAAAAGACTAGGGAAAGATTTTATAAAACATATTTTTGAGAAACACCAAAATACAGAAGCAGTGGCCTCAACGAATGAAATTGCTGAATGGGCCACAAAACTTATCCATTTACTCTTTCCGGAAAAAACCAAAGATTTTTTTCCAACCACTGATGAAATTGAAGGAGAATTCTGGAATCTGGGAAATGAACTTAAGCATATTTTGGAAACCACGGATCAATGCAAAAATTGTGAAACAGAAGAAAAAGTTATACAATTTAAAGATTCGATTGAAGACCTCTACAATATGCTAAATACAGATGTAGAAGCTATTTTAAATGGTGATCCAGCAGCTAAGAGTGAATTTGAGATTATCAGAGCATATCCCGGTTTTCAGGCTATTTCATTTTATAGAATCGCTCACCTTTTACACAAAATTGGTATTGTGCTTATTCCAAGAATTTTGACGGAATATGCTCATTCTCAAACCGGTATCGATATTCATCCGGCTGCCGAAATAGATAATTATTTCTTTATCGATCATGGCACAGGTGTGGTAATAGGTGAAACTACTCATATCGGAAAACATGTAAAAATATATCAGGGGGTCACATTGGGGGCTTTAAGCGTTGACAAATCATTGGCTAACACCAAAAGACATCCCACTGTTGCAGACAACGTAGTGATATATTCAGGTGCTACAATTTTAGGTGGCGAAACGGTTATAGGAAAAAACTCGGTAATTGGGGGTAACGTTTGGCTTACAAGAAGTGTCCCGGCCAATAGTACGGTTTATCATAAACCTGAAATCAAAGTGGTAGAAAACGAAATTGCTTCCTGA
- a CDS encoding NADH-quinone oxidoreductase subunit D: MQKIQYKYRPENLSISEPTKFSIEILEEQEMLINLGPQHPSTHGVLRLEVVTDGELIKEVVPHMGYLHRCFEKHAENLPFNQIIPYVDRLDYVAALNSEHAYAMGVEKMLGITEIPPRVEYIRVLVAELNRIASHFLAVGTYAQDLGASTPFLWLFRDRETILRMLEWVSGARLLYNYIWVGGLFYDLPVGFEEKCTEFVNYVRPKLVELQQLIIENQIFIKRTAGVGVLPIGLAVNYGCTGPVLRGSGLKYDLRRIDAYSVYPELDFDIPVGEGKMGKVGDSWDRNYVRVLECWESLKIIDQCIEVLTKKHIRNKEFNPQSAVPKKIRPAAMDFYTRAENPKGELGFFFRTNGKTDVPDRLKCRSCSFHNLSVLPELAKGMLVADLVTIIGSLDLVMGEVDR; encoded by the coding sequence ATGCAAAAAATACAATACAAATATAGACCCGAAAATTTAAGCATTTCAGAGCCAACCAAATTTAGTATTGAAATATTGGAGGAACAGGAAATGCTGATCAATTTGGGACCTCAGCACCCTTCTACTCATGGTGTGTTAAGATTGGAGGTGGTAACCGATGGTGAGCTAATCAAGGAGGTAGTGCCACATATGGGTTACTTGCACCGATGTTTTGAAAAACATGCTGAAAATCTCCCTTTTAATCAAATCATTCCATATGTTGATCGCCTCGATTATGTGGCAGCCTTGAATTCTGAACATGCTTATGCCATGGGGGTTGAAAAAATGCTTGGCATAACCGAAATTCCGCCAAGAGTGGAATATATCAGGGTATTGGTAGCTGAACTTAACCGCATTGCTTCCCATTTTCTGGCTGTTGGCACTTATGCACAAGATTTAGGTGCTTCGACACCTTTTTTATGGCTATTCAGAGACAGAGAAACTATTTTAAGGATGCTCGAATGGGTCTCAGGTGCCCGTCTTTTATACAATTATATTTGGGTAGGAGGGCTATTTTATGATCTTCCGGTTGGTTTTGAAGAAAAATGTACAGAGTTTGTTAATTATGTAAGACCAAAGTTGGTTGAGCTCCAACAATTGATTATCGAGAATCAAATTTTTATAAAGAGAACAGCGGGAGTAGGTGTTTTACCTATTGGCCTGGCAGTAAATTATGGTTGTACGGGTCCGGTTTTACGGGGTTCAGGTCTTAAATATGATTTACGAAGAATTGATGCCTATTCAGTTTATCCCGAACTTGATTTTGATATTCCTGTTGGTGAAGGAAAAATGGGTAAAGTGGGTGATTCATGGGATCGAAACTATGTAAGAGTACTCGAATGTTGGGAATCTCTCAAAATTATCGACCAGTGCATTGAAGTTTTGACCAAAAAACATATCAGAAATAAAGAATTTAATCCTCAGTCGGCAGTTCCAAAAAAAATCAGGCCTGCAGCTATGGATTTTTATACAAGAGCAGAAAACCCCAAGGGTGAATTAGGCTTCTTTTTCAGAACAAACGGAAAGACTGATGTGCCAGACAGATTAAAGTGCCGAAGCTGCTCTTTTCATAATTTGTCGGTATTGCCAGAACTTGCAAAAGGAATGCTTGTTGCCGATTTGGTCACAATAATTGGTTCGCTTGACCTGGTAATGGGAGAAGTGGATCGCTGA
- a CDS encoding class I SAM-dependent methyltransferase translates to MLINHTEYEAMYDVEENMWWYRILHIKTLEAISKHFKEDKNIRILDAGCGTGGMMQFLKSNGYNNLEGFDFNESAVEFSKNRNLNVKKSDILKTEEAFSKAEYDLIICNDVLYQFDNKEITDILYQFEKILKPTGILVTNNNSFKIFSGTHDLAVGSKNRFVLSDFEKIISEISNLKIIKYHYWSLFLSPLILVIRVFQNLKLRLGMINIENIKSDVKMPSDFVNSILFKIVKFENTILNNSPFGSSLHLVIKKL, encoded by the coding sequence ATGCTTATAAATCACACCGAGTATGAGGCCATGTATGATGTCGAAGAAAATATGTGGTGGTACAGAATACTGCATATAAAGACATTAGAGGCCATTTCAAAGCATTTTAAAGAAGATAAAAATATCAGAATCCTCGATGCAGGATGCGGCACAGGCGGTATGATGCAATTTCTAAAATCCAATGGTTACAACAACCTCGAAGGTTTTGATTTTAATGAAAGTGCCGTTGAATTTTCAAAAAACCGTAATCTGAACGTTAAAAAATCAGACATACTTAAAACCGAAGAGGCATTTTCCAAGGCAGAATATGACCTTATTATTTGCAACGATGTATTATATCAGTTTGATAATAAAGAAATTACAGACATCCTTTACCAATTTGAGAAAATATTAAAACCAACCGGAATATTAGTTACCAACAACAATTCTTTTAAGATTTTTAGCGGTACACATGACCTGGCAGTAGGTAGCAAAAACAGATTTGTTCTTTCAGATTTCGAAAAAATAATTTCTGAGATTTCAAATTTGAAAATAATAAAATATCATTATTGGAGTCTTTTTCTTTCACCGCTTATTTTAGTGATCAGAGTTTTTCAAAATCTAAAACTCAGGCTTGGAATGATAAATATTGAAAATATAAAATCAGATGTGAAAATGCCTTCTGATTTTGTAAATTCTATATTATTTAAAATTGTAAAATTTGAAAATACTATCCTTAATAATTCACCTTTTGGTAGCTCCCTGCATTTGGTCATCAAAAAACTCTGA
- the nadB gene encoding L-aspartate oxidase codes for MKQVDFLVIGSGIAGLSFALKASKKGKVLILTKVNADETNTKYAQGGIATVFDPETDSFEKHINDTLIAGDGLCDRKIVEIVVTEGPDRIKELIEYGTNFDKEETGEYNLTREGGHSEKRILHYKDITGWEIERALLEQVEANPNIEILTHYYAIEVITRHHLGEPVTRSSKDIDCWGVYALNVNTGEIETILSKITVMATGGAGHIYAATTNPVIATGDGIAMVYRAGGKVRDMEMMQFHPTSLYNPGSFPSFLITEAVRGEGGVLKNKHGKEFMYEYDERGSLAPRDIVARSIDAEMKKTGEDYVFLDISHKPKEHILEHFPNIYEKCLSIGLDITKNQIPVTPAAHYLCGGILVDEYGKTTIENLFACGECSSTGLHGANRLASNSLLEAAVFGHRIAKVAIEEVDRIEFNNKVPDWNSFGMVQSNEEVLVTHSTRELQKMMSDYVGIVRSDFRLERALRRIHLLKDETEEFYRKTNISVKLCELRNLILCAEMVIKSAQKRKESRGLHYTTDFPYKLGGPAENTII; via the coding sequence ATGAAACAAGTAGATTTTTTAGTGATTGGATCCGGGATTGCCGGACTGAGTTTTGCTTTGAAAGCCTCAAAAAAAGGTAAAGTATTGATACTCACCAAGGTAAATGCCGACGAAACTAATACAAAATACGCTCAGGGTGGAATAGCAACCGTTTTCGACCCTGAAACCGACTCTTTTGAGAAACATATTAATGACACGCTGATTGCAGGTGATGGATTATGTGATAGAAAAATTGTTGAAATTGTAGTTACGGAAGGTCCCGATAGAATTAAAGAACTCATAGAATACGGTACCAATTTTGACAAAGAAGAAACCGGTGAGTATAACCTTACCCGTGAAGGTGGACATTCAGAAAAACGAATATTACACTATAAGGATATTACCGGCTGGGAAATTGAAAGAGCTCTGCTTGAACAGGTTGAAGCAAATCCAAATATTGAAATCCTGACTCATTATTATGCCATTGAGGTTATAACCAGGCATCATCTTGGTGAGCCAGTTACACGTTCATCAAAAGACATTGATTGCTGGGGTGTGTATGCTCTCAATGTAAATACAGGTGAAATCGAAACAATACTTTCCAAAATCACTGTAATGGCAACCGGTGGTGCAGGTCATATTTATGCAGCCACTACCAACCCTGTAATAGCAACCGGAGACGGAATTGCGATGGTTTACAGGGCGGGTGGAAAAGTGCGTGACATGGAAATGATGCAGTTTCACCCTACTTCTTTATATAATCCGGGTTCTTTCCCTAGTTTTTTAATCACTGAAGCCGTCCGTGGCGAAGGCGGTGTGCTTAAAAACAAGCACGGCAAGGAATTTATGTATGAGTACGATGAAAGAGGTTCATTGGCTCCAAGAGATATTGTAGCCCGCTCTATTGATGCTGAAATGAAGAAAACGGGTGAGGACTATGTATTTCTGGATATCAGTCATAAACCCAAAGAGCATATTCTCGAACATTTCCCTAATATTTATGAGAAATGCCTGAGTATTGGGCTTGATATTACAAAAAACCAAATTCCGGTTACTCCGGCAGCACATTATCTCTGTGGTGGAATTCTGGTTGACGAGTATGGTAAAACCACTATTGAAAATCTTTTTGCTTGTGGCGAATGCTCCTCAACAGGTCTGCATGGAGCCAATCGTCTGGCATCCAACTCTTTACTTGAAGCCGCGGTATTTGGTCATAGAATAGCAAAAGTGGCAATTGAAGAAGTGGACAGGATTGAATTTAACAATAAAGTACCGGACTGGAATTCCTTTGGAATGGTACAATCCAACGAAGAGGTATTAGTTACTCATAGCACACGCGAACTTCAAAAAATGATGTCAGATTATGTTGGAATTGTTAGATCAGATTTCAGGTTGGAAAGGGCACTTCGAAGAATTCATCTTTTGAAGGATGAAACTGAAGAATTTTATAGAAAAACCAATATTTCGGTAAAACTTTGTGAACTCCGTAATCTAATTCTTTGTGCAGAAATGGTTATAAAATCAGCTCAAAAAAGAAAAGAATCCAGAGGATTACATTATACTACTGATTTCCCTTATAAATTGGGAGGACCGGCCGAAAATACAATTATTTAA